Proteins encoded in a region of the Homo sapiens chromosome 9, GRCh38.p14 Primary Assembly genome:
- the PLPP7 gene encoding inactive phospholipid phosphatase 7 isoform 2 (isoform 2 is encoded by transcript variant 2), with protein MPASQSRARARDRNNVLNRAEFLSLNQPPKGGPEPRSSGRKASGPSAQPPPAGDGARERRQSQQLPEEDCMQLNPSFKGIAFNSLLAIDICMSKRLGVCAGRAASWASARSMVKLIGITGHGIPWIGGTILCLVKSSTLAGQEVLMNLLLD; from the coding sequence ATGCCAGCTTCCCAGAGCCGGGCCCGTGCCCGGGACCGCAACAACGTCCTCAACCGGGCTGAGTTCCTGTCCCTGAACCAGCCCCCCAAGGGGGGCCCGGAGCCCCGCAGCTCGGGCAGAAAGGCCTCGGGCCCATCAGCACAGCCCCCACCTGCTGGTGACGGGGCCAGAGAGCGACGCCAGTCACAGCAGCTGCCAGAGGAGGACTGCATGCAGCTGAACCCCTCCTTCAAGGGCATCGCCTTCAACTCCCTGCTGGCCATCGATATCTGTATGTCCAAGCGGCTGGGGGTGTGCGCTGGCCGGGCGGCGTCCTGGGCCAGTGCCCGCTCCATGGTCAAGCTCATCGGCATCACGGGCCACGGCATCCCCTGGATCGGAGGCACCATCCTCTGCCTGGTGAAGAGCAGCACACTGGCCGGCCAGGAGGTGCTCATGAATCTGCTCCTGG